One window from the genome of Paramormyrops kingsleyae isolate MSU_618 chromosome 3, PKINGS_0.4, whole genome shotgun sequence encodes:
- the LOC111835203 gene encoding uncharacterized protein translates to MQKAASEEELVRLKGTVLELEAVLAERQQRLEHLEGELEAHRRTIDDLTLQKSKAEYEVKQYRSELEGVVKGKAAAELELSRARQLVQQSEAKHSALESSLKLLKSNIEESTLLRRKLEKHLRRKDSDVQDLEEHKRTLERELRAKENTEAELMDLVRGMEVNLALKSESRESSSDLHMSVVRETVHQCSFASANLLGSDMTLQHKIEELAMGKKRAESEVKTLKSELNSVLVQKTMAEEKVQRFKELLDDANGRLKKLQMEMDSERSSNRQRLEELRQEVTELKKSVYVFQEQVKSLQREKSSLEQKAIFHKTEVEGLKEQLKINHGKLVQKSSLEQEINHKMRCLEDELCTKQADGDCLRFKVNELTRNNAKLDNDLRNLKVAIETLQQEKAYAEQKLKTRKEEVEGLKELLQKTKEDFNLKTKSDQEIQLKARNLEMELEKNSQVVVQLRKKVDELKKINLESERSMKNLKSELDKVSMEMGSKDQHINIYKSQAESTKTQVKIIEDELLKKTQALHELQIKLRDYNEEVRKTSELQQKNNALSLSIANYENEITNLKSEINSVSIEKKMADKSVQEQKIEISDLNLTLRKAKEEIQKESTEVRKYFSKVKELESELLKYKQTIKEMTGNTDSITSDLKKDIGLLQKDKAAADKTLITLKAELDAVKASLRRTTEELQKETQEGRMNQSKIKELEGELQRNRLKMKEMTSSSEKFSTNFKQEILVLQRERSAVEEKSRALTLEVSLLRQKLEKAQEEVRQKQKECSAAQLRSQKLEEQLENCKRMLDDLKGKLDLQKNAYGRHLEIFQQEMEQKLLLKESDAKFEYDKKSREHMYNTETAEKEKKYLRQEIEQLKTLNESTQKSKQETEQQINTLHSKVSQVEKEKNVINQELIHAKTRITELETENTKLTVSISKMDSIQNVSSKDNQRLKEMLSETEQKLAVREVEARSLKEQNVSYVKEVQGLQEKVLKLEVSTSESRKIKDMDGRSNKFHQCMNDDEITKLKNELQVAKRMLLSHEEIKGKQEEELRKVKIATTEKKRVNDKPVMTDDKTNIYNQKKIHNVSQHVSEQGHYAVTGSSTCAEVPAEKGQPCKSNSILADVKVHLVSPNVKDIKGLDVRPAHLMDSIQLHTLRGHVSIQQLVALKLLESDTIQQLQSGHKTLEEVQDSLAKFTSKSSAIAGVYLESSKKKISFMEAAEKGFIAKTYAIEFVEAQAATGCIIDQVTGKAYSVLEALDKGIVLRELKDKLLDAEKAISGYVHGGKVLSVFQAMEERIVDRHKGRKILEAQIATGGLIDPQSGIRLPLNIAVEQGFINKATLQSLYEPVSNPKGFHNPDTGQKAYYCELLRTCVFDVDGRVLLLPVGDRHLSNITLTRTHRISVINSCYGAEMSTYEAYVDKHIDRKTYLLLSQQETDWKESSVMDSSGGMLHILTDYKSGRQFCIEHSLTLKMLDKAELGKYRSGLLSINELVDILISRKTIYEDPHSPIAGLWDFSLKSRVSIYKGLQQNLLDRLTAVRLLEAQVCTGGICEPSTGEKMKVAEAVRRGLLDEALARQLLQFEQACSGIVHSQTSKILSVTQAMQQNLLPRDIGFRCLEYQFLTGGLIHPQTQVRVKMEEAIQSGLVEEAVFLQLKDEKSYTKNLSCPKTKRKMSFKDALEKAIFDRHTGLKLLEATKLQSVGASSSFHYIWMY, encoded by the exons ATGCAGAAGGCGGCCAGTGAGGAGGAGTTGGTCAGGCTGAAGGGCACCGTGTTGGAGTTGGAGGCAGTGTTGGCTGAGAGGCAGCAGCGCCTCGAGCACCTCGAAGGGGAACTGGAGGCCCATAGGAGGACCATCGATGACCTGACCCTCCAGAAGTCCAAGGCTGAGTATGAAGTGAAACAGTACCGTTCAGAGCTGGAGGGGGTAGTCAAAGGCAAGGCAGCCGCTGAGCTGGAGCTCAGCCGAGCACGACAGCTTGTTCAGCAGTCCGAGGCAAAGCACTCCGCCCTGGAGTCCAGCCTGAAGCTGCTGAAGAGCAACATCGAGGAAAGCACACTGCTCAGGAGGAAGCTGGAGAAACACCTGCGGAGGAAGGACAGTGATGTGCAAGACCTGGAGGAGCACAAACGCACTCTGGAGCGGGAGCTGAGGGCCAAAGAGAATACCGAGGCTGAGTTGATGGACTTGGTGCGAGGCATGGAGGTGAACCTGGCCCTGAAGTCAGAGTCCAGGGAATCCTCAAGTGACCTGCACATGTCCGTTGTGAGGGAGACTGTGCATCAGTGCAGCTTTGCCAGTGCTAACCTTCTGGGGTCAGACATGACGCTTCAGCATAAGATCGAAGAACTGGCCATGGGAAAGAAGAGGGCTGAGTCTGAAGTCAAGACGTTGAAGTCAGAGCTGAATTCGGTGCTGGTGCAGAAAACTATGGCTGAAGAGAAAGTGCAGCGTTTCAAGGAGCTTTTAGATGATGCGAATGGCAGGCTGAAGAAGCTCCAGATGGAAATGGACTCTGAAAGAAGCAGTAACAGACAGAGGCTAGAGGAGCTGAGGCAGGAAGTTACAGAACTAAAGAAGTCTGTTTATGTCTTTCAAGAGCAAGTAAAGTCCTTGCAGAGAGAGAAATCATCCCTGGAGCAAAAAGCCATCTTCCATAAAACTGAAGTTGAAGGCTTGAAGGAGCAGTTAAAAATAAACCATGGAAAGTTGGTTCAGAAGAGCTCTTTGGAACAGGAAATAAATCACAAGATGCGCTGCTTGGAGGACGAGCTATGCACGAAACAGGCTGATGGTGATTGTTTGAGATTTAAGGTCAACGAGCTGACGAGAAACAATGCTAAATTAGACAATGATCTCAGGAACCTGAAGGTTGCCATAGAAACCTTACAGCAAGAAAAAGCATATGCTGAACAGAAACTCAAAACCCggaaggaggaggtggagggctTGAAAGAGCTTCTCCAGAAAACCAAAGAAGACTTTAATCTGAAGACAAAGTCAGATCAGGAAATTCAACTTAAAGCTAGAAATCTGGAGATGGAACTTGAGAAAAACAGTCAAGTTGTTGTTCAGTTAAGAAAGAAGGTGGATGAACTAAAGAAAATTAATTTGGAGAGTGAGAGATCAATGAAAAATTTGAAATCAGAACTTGACAAGGTTTCCATGGAAATGGGCAGCAAAGACCAACATATCAATATATATAAATCTCAGGCTGAAAGTACAAAAACTCAAGTTAAAATCATAGAAGATGAACTACTAAAGAAAACACAAGCCTTACATGAGCTTCAGATTAAGCTGAGGGACTACAATGAAGAAGTCAGGAAAACGTCAGAACTACAGCAGAAAAACAATGCCCTCAGTCTGAGCATAGctaattatgaaaatgaaatcACAAACCTGAAATCCGAAATCAACTCTGTAAGCATTGAAAAGAAAATGGCTGACAAGTCAGTCCAAGAACAGAAGATTGAAATCAGTGATTTGAATCTGACATTAAGGAAAGCCAAGGAAGAAATTCAAAAGGAGAGCACAGAGGTTCGGAAATATTTTTCCAAAGTAAAGGAGCTAGAGAGTGAACTTTTGAAATATAAACAGACTATCAAAGAGATGACTGGAAACACTGACAGTATTACTTCAGATCTCAAGAAGGATATTGGCCTTCTTCAGAAGGACAAGGCGGCTGCGGACAAAACACTGATTACTCTCAAGGCAGAATTAGATGCTGTGAAAGCTTCTCTGAGGAGAACAACTGAAGAATTGCAGAAGGAAACCCAAGAGGGGAGGATGAACCAATCAAAAATCAAAGAGCTTGAAGGAGAACTTCAGAGGAACAGgctgaaaatgaaagaaatgaCCTCAAGTTCAGAAAAGTTCTCAACAAATTTCAAACAGGAAATTTTAGTTCtacagagggagagaagtgcagTGGAAGAGAAATCTCGGGCATTGACCTTGGAGGTTTCCCTGTTAAGACAGAAACTTGAGAAAGCACAGGAGGAAGTACGGCAGAAGCAGAAGGAATGTTCAGCTGCCCAGCTGAGGTCCCAGAAGCTAGAAGAACAGCTTGAAAATTGCAAACGGATGTTGGATGACTTAAAAGGAAAATTGGATCTGCAGAAAAATGCTTATGGAAGACACCTGGAAATATTCCAACAAGAGATGGAGCAAAAACTTCTGTTGAAAGAATCAGATGCCAAATTTGAATATGATAAGAAGTCAAGAGAACACATGTACAACACAGAAACtgctgaaaaagaaaagaaatactTGCGTCAAGAGATTGAGCAATTAAAAACTCTCAACGAGAGTACTCAAAAATCAAAACAGGAGACAGAGCAGCAAATAAACACTCTTCATTCAAAGGTCAGTCAAGTAGAGAAAGAGAAGAATGTCATCAACCAGGAACTAATTCATGCAAAAACTCGCATCACAGAATTAGAAActgaaaacacaaaattaacagtGAGTATTTCTAAGATGGACAGCATCCAAAATGTCAGCTCTAAGGATAATCAAAGGCTGAAGGAAATGTTATCTGAGACAGAGCAGAAGTTAGCAGTAAGGGAAGTGGAAGCGAGGTCTCTGAAGGAGCAAAATGTGTCTTACGTAAAGGAGGTGCAAGGACTCCAGGAAAAGGTTTTAAAGTTGGAAGTCTCCACCTCCGAATCAAGAAAGATTAAAGACATGGATGGCAGGAGTAATAAATTCCACCAGTGTATGAATGATGATGAGATTACTAAACTGAAGAATGAGTTGCAGGTTGCGAAAAGGATGCTGTTATCTCATGAAGAGATTAAGGGTAAACAAGAGGAGGAACTAAGAAAAGTAAAG ATAGCAACCACAGAGAAGAAAAGAGTAAACGATAAACCAGTAATGACAGATGACAAGACTAACATTTATAACCAAAAGAAGATTCATAATGTCAGTCAGCATGTTAGTGAACAGGGACACTACGCTGTCACTGGATCCTCAACGTGTGCAGAAGTGCCCGCGGAGAAAGGCCAACCATGTAAATCCAACTCCATTTTAGCCGACGTCAAAGTGCATCTGGTTTCTCCAAACGTAAAGGATATAAAAGGCCTTGATGTGAGACCAGCTCACCTCATGGACAGTATTCAGCTTCACACCCTTAGGGGTCATGTGAGTATTCAACAGTTGGTGGCACTTAAGCTCTTAGAGAGTGACACCATCCAACAGTTACAATCAGGCCACAAAACCCTGGAAGAGGTACAGGATTCTCTTGCCAAATTCACCAGCAAATCATCTGCAATTGCAGGTGTTTACTTGGAGTCAAGCAAGAAAAAGATCTCATTCATGGAAGCTGCAGAGAAGGGTTTCATAGCGAAGACATACGCTATAGAGTTTGTTGAAGCACAGGCTGCTACTGGATGCATCATAGACCAGGTTACAGGGAAAGCCTATTCTGTCCTGGAAGCTCTTGATAAAGGGATTGTTTTGAGGGAGTTGAAAGATAAATTGTTAGATGCTGAGAAAGCAATCAGTGGCTACGTTCATGGTGGCAAGGTACTGTCTGTGTTTCAGGCAATGGAGGAAAGGATTGTCGACAGGCACAAAGGTAGAAAGATCCTTGAAGCACAGATTGCCACGGGTGGCTTGATCGATCCACAAAGTGGCATTCGACTGCCCCTGAACATCGCAGTTGAGCAGGGGTTTATAAACAAAGCCACCTTGCAGAGTCTTTATGAACCAGTTAGCAACCCCAAGGGTTTCCATAACCCAGACACAGGCCAGAAGGCTTACTACTGCGAGCTGCTCAGAACATGTGTCTTTGATGTTGATGGTCGTGTGTTACTCCTGCCTGTTGGTGACCGGCACCTCTCGAACATCACCCTCACTCGCACTCACAGAATATCAGTCATCAACAGCTGTTACGGTGCTGAAATGTCAACATATGAGGCATATGTGGACAAACATATTGACAGGAAGACCTACCTTTTGCTCTCGCAGCAGGAGACAGATTGGAAGGAAAGCTCTGTGATGGATTCAAGTGGCGGGATGCTGCACATTTTGACAGACTATAAAAGCGGAAGGCAGTTTTGCATTGAACATTCGCTGACTTTGAAGATGCTAGATAAAGCAGAACTAGGGAAATATCGATCAGGGCTCCTAAGTATTAATGAGCTTGTAGACATTTTGATTTCGAGGAAGACCATCTATGAAGATCCCCATTCTCCTATTGCTGGGCTTTGGGACTTCAGCCTAAAGTCAAGGGTATCCATTTATAAGGGGCTTCAGCAGAATCTGTTAGACAGACTTACTGCTGTAAGGCTGCTTGAGGCACAAGTGTGTACCGGTGGCATTTGTGAACCATCAACAGGAGAGAAGATGAAAGTGGCAGAGGCTGTTAGAAGAGGGCTTCTGGATGAGGCCTTAGCCCGCCAGCTCCTACAGTTTGAGCAAGCCTGCTCTGGCATCGTCCACTCACAGACATCCAAGATCCTGTCCGTGACACAAGCTATGCAGCAGAACCTGCTCCCAAGAGATATAGGCTTCAGGTGCCTTGAATACCAGTTCCTTACAGGAGGCCTGATCCACCCACAGACTCAGGTTCGAGTCAAGATGGAGGAGGCTATCCAGAGCGGCCTTGTCGAGGAGGCTGTTTTCCTGCAGTTGAAAGATGAGAAGTCCTATACTAAAAATCTGAGCTGTcccaaaacaaaaaggaaaatgtCATTCAAGGATGCCCTAGAAAAAGCCATCTTTGACCGTCATACTGGCCTCAAACTCCTGGAGGCGACCAAACTTCAATCTGTTGGCGCTTCCTCATCATTCCATTACATCTGGATGTATTGA